Proteins encoded by one window of Micromonospora coxensis:
- a CDS encoding carbohydrate ABC transporter permease gives MSLSATSAPPSPAAPPPPPTRRRSRALTLNRLDLKVSPYLYIAPFFVLFSIFGLYPMLRTAWMSLHDWNLIGEHSFIGFDNYTRLFTDEYFWNATVNTFGIFLLSTVPQLLLALFLATLLNRTLLRARTFFRMAIFMPNVVSVAAVAIVFGMLFQRDFGLFNWLLGLVGVDPVDWDAQKWSSWTAISSMVNWRWTGYNTLILLAGMQAIPKDLYEAAAIDGASQWKQFWRITLPMLTPTFVFVVTLSTIGGLQLFTEPLVFANGNIIGGDQREFQTLAMYMYELGIENLNTAGYGAAVAWAMFVMIALVSLVNFLLVRRTVK, from the coding sequence ATGAGCCTGTCGGCCACGAGCGCGCCGCCGTCACCGGCCGCGCCGCCGCCCCCTCCCACCCGGCGCCGGAGCCGGGCGTTGACGCTCAACCGCCTCGACCTCAAGGTCTCCCCGTACCTCTACATCGCCCCGTTCTTCGTGCTGTTCTCGATCTTCGGGCTCTACCCGATGCTGCGCACCGCCTGGATGTCGCTGCACGACTGGAACCTCATCGGCGAGCACAGCTTCATCGGGTTCGACAACTACACCCGGCTCTTCACCGACGAGTACTTCTGGAACGCCACGGTCAACACGTTCGGCATCTTCCTGCTGTCGACCGTCCCGCAGCTGCTGCTGGCGCTCTTCCTGGCGACCCTGCTCAACCGGACGTTGCTGCGCGCCCGCACGTTCTTCCGGATGGCCATCTTCATGCCGAACGTGGTCTCCGTCGCGGCCGTGGCGATCGTCTTCGGCATGCTCTTCCAGCGCGACTTCGGCCTGTTCAACTGGCTGCTCGGCCTGGTCGGCGTCGACCCGGTCGACTGGGACGCGCAGAAGTGGAGCTCCTGGACCGCCATCTCGTCCATGGTCAACTGGCGCTGGACCGGCTACAACACGCTGATCCTGCTCGCCGGCATGCAGGCGATCCCGAAGGACCTCTACGAGGCGGCGGCGATCGACGGGGCCAGCCAGTGGAAGCAGTTCTGGCGGATCACCCTGCCGATGCTCACCCCGACCTTCGTCTTCGTGGTCACCCTCTCCACCATCGGTGGACTCCAGCTCTTCACCGAGCCGCTGGTCTTCGCCAACGGCAACATCATCGGTGGCGACCAGCGCGAGTTCCAGACGCTCGCGATGTACATGTACGAACTGGGCATCGAGAACCTGAACACCGCCGGGTACGGCGCCGCGGTGGCCTGGGCGATGTTCGTGATGATCGCCCTGGTCTCACTGGTGAACTTCCTGCTCGTCCGCCGTACGGTCAAGTGA
- a CDS encoding carbohydrate ABC transporter permease, translating to MNSASQRLWRTSPLMYVALVLAVLFSIYPFYYMVVIATRSLDSINDVPPPFTPAGSFGDNFGRALDNEAANFVTGLVNSLIVSTVVTVSVVITGSLAGFAFAKLRFRGRNILLLAIIVTMMIPTQLGLIPLWGMIQDFGWYDTLYAVTVPFLVSAFGVFMMRQYATQAISDELIEAGRVDGASTFRIFWNIVLPALRPAAAVLGLLTFMETWNSYLWPYAVLTPENPTLQVSLAFLSYAYYTDYSQVFAATAVGTVPLVLVFILFGRQIIGGIMEGAVKS from the coding sequence GTGAACTCGGCTTCCCAGCGCCTGTGGCGCACCAGCCCGCTGATGTACGTGGCCCTCGTGCTGGCGGTGCTCTTCTCGATCTATCCCTTCTACTACATGGTGGTCATCGCCACCCGCAGCCTGGACTCGATCAACGACGTGCCCCCGCCGTTCACCCCGGCCGGCTCGTTCGGCGACAACTTCGGCCGGGCGCTGGACAACGAGGCGGCGAACTTCGTCACCGGCCTGGTCAACTCGCTGATCGTCTCCACGGTGGTGACCGTCTCCGTGGTGATCACCGGCTCGCTGGCCGGCTTCGCCTTCGCCAAGCTGCGCTTCCGGGGCCGCAACATCCTGCTGCTGGCGATCATCGTGACCATGATGATCCCGACCCAGCTCGGCCTCATCCCGCTCTGGGGCATGATCCAGGACTTCGGCTGGTACGACACCCTCTACGCGGTGACCGTGCCCTTCCTGGTCAGCGCGTTCGGCGTGTTCATGATGCGGCAGTACGCCACCCAGGCCATCTCCGACGAGCTGATCGAGGCGGGCCGGGTGGACGGGGCCAGCACCTTCCGGATCTTCTGGAACATCGTGCTGCCCGCGCTGCGCCCGGCCGCCGCCGTGCTCGGCCTGCTCACCTTCATGGAGACCTGGAACTCCTACCTGTGGCCGTACGCCGTGCTCACCCCCGAGAACCCGACCCTGCAGGTGTCGCTGGCGTTCCTGTCGTACGCCTACTACACCGACTACTCGCAGGTGTTCGCCGCGACCGCCGTCGGCACCGTGCCGTTGGTGCTCGTGTTCATCCTGTTCGGCCGCCAGATCATCGGCGGGATCATGGAAGGTGCCGTCAAGTCGTGA
- a CDS encoding GH1 family beta-glucosidase — MSNPSHPPAVGVLDQGPELTFPPGFLWGAATAAYQIEGAATEGGRAPSIWDTFSHTEGRVVAGHTGDVACDHYHRMPDDVRLMADLGLKSYRFSVSWPRVQPGGSGPANAEGLDFYRRLVDELLANGIEPWLTLYHWDLPQPLEDAGGWPARDTAGRFADYAQLVADALGDRVKYWTTLNEPWCSAFLGYGSGVHAPGRSDGADAVRAGHHLMLGHGLAVQALRASRPQAQLGITVNLYPVTPASDAPGDVDAARRIDALANRFFLDPVLRGSYPADLAADLREVTDFGHVREGDLTVISTPLDLVGVNYYSRHVVAAPVEGAEPEKYWRAPSCWPGSEDVRFVTRGVPVTDMDWEIDAPGLVETLRRVHEEYTDLPLYVTENGSAFVDAVVDGRVDDVDRLAYFDAHLRAAHEAIEAGVPLRGYFAWSLMDNFEWAWGYTKRFGMVWVDYDTQARIPKSSARWYAEVIRRNGLAAQ; from the coding sequence GTGAGCAACCCGAGTCATCCGCCCGCCGTCGGCGTACTCGACCAGGGGCCGGAACTGACCTTCCCGCCCGGCTTCCTGTGGGGCGCGGCGACCGCCGCGTACCAGATCGAGGGGGCGGCCACCGAGGGTGGCCGTGCCCCGTCGATCTGGGACACGTTCAGCCACACCGAAGGGCGGGTGGTCGCCGGGCACACCGGGGACGTGGCCTGCGACCACTACCACCGGATGCCCGACGACGTGCGGCTGATGGCCGACCTGGGCCTGAAGTCGTACCGGTTCTCGGTGTCCTGGCCGCGGGTGCAGCCGGGTGGCTCGGGCCCGGCCAACGCCGAGGGCCTGGACTTCTACCGGCGGCTCGTCGACGAGCTGCTGGCGAACGGGATCGAGCCCTGGCTGACCCTCTACCACTGGGACCTGCCCCAGCCGCTGGAGGACGCCGGGGGCTGGCCGGCCCGGGACACCGCCGGCCGGTTCGCCGACTACGCCCAGCTCGTCGCCGACGCCCTCGGCGACCGGGTGAAGTACTGGACCACGCTCAACGAGCCGTGGTGCTCGGCGTTCCTCGGCTACGGCTCGGGCGTGCACGCCCCCGGCCGCTCGGACGGGGCGGACGCGGTCCGCGCCGGGCACCACCTGATGCTCGGCCACGGCCTCGCGGTGCAGGCGCTGCGCGCCAGCCGGCCGCAGGCGCAGCTCGGCATCACGGTCAACCTGTACCCGGTCACCCCGGCCAGCGACGCCCCCGGCGACGTCGACGCCGCCCGCCGCATCGACGCGCTGGCGAACCGGTTCTTCCTCGACCCGGTGCTGCGCGGGTCGTACCCGGCCGACCTCGCCGCCGACCTGCGGGAGGTCACCGACTTCGGGCACGTCCGCGAGGGCGACCTGACGGTCATCTCCACCCCGCTGGACCTGGTCGGCGTCAACTACTACAGCCGGCACGTGGTGGCCGCCCCGGTCGAGGGGGCGGAGCCGGAGAAGTACTGGCGGGCCCCGTCGTGCTGGCCGGGCAGCGAGGACGTCCGGTTCGTCACCCGGGGCGTCCCGGTCACCGACATGGACTGGGAGATCGACGCCCCGGGCCTGGTGGAGACGCTGCGCCGGGTGCACGAGGAGTACACCGACCTCCCGCTGTACGTCACCGAGAACGGCTCCGCCTTCGTCGACGCGGTGGTGGACGGGCGGGTCGACGACGTCGACCGGCTCGCCTACTTCGACGCCCACCTGCGGGCGGCGCACGAGGCGATCGAGGCCGGGGTGCCCCTGCGGGGATACTTCGCCTGGTCGCTGATGGATAATTTCGAATGGGCCTGGGGTTACACCAAGCGGTTCGGGATGGTCTGGGTCGACTACGACACCCAGGCCCGTATCCCCAAGTCCAGCGCCAGGTGGTACGCCGAGGTGATCCGACGCAACGGTCTGGCCGCACAATAG
- a CDS encoding LacI family DNA-binding transcriptional regulator codes for MTTQRTRSLGRPTLDAVAARAGVGRGTVSRVVNGSPQVSPEARAAVQQAIAELGYVPNRAARALVTQRTDSVALVVSESGERVFTEPFFAGIVRGVSSGLLETPLQLWLAMVQSPIERERVEHHLTNQHVDGVLLLSLHDSDPLPTLLEERDLPTVLGGRPARMLQPGARPSWFVDVDNVGGARQAVEHLARRGRRRIATIAGPQDMGAGLARLAGYRDAVRAAGAEVDPRMIVYGDFSEGSGAAGMRRLLEVCPDLDAVFVASDLMAFGALKTLREAGRRVPEDVAVIGFDDAPVARQADPPLTTVFQPVEEMGRQMARLLVARIRGEEIPSPHILLDTQLIHRASA; via the coding sequence ATGACAACGCAGCGCACCCGGTCGCTCGGGCGCCCGACACTCGACGCGGTCGCCGCCCGCGCGGGTGTCGGCCGCGGCACGGTCTCCCGGGTGGTCAACGGCTCACCCCAGGTCAGCCCCGAGGCCCGGGCCGCCGTGCAACAGGCGATCGCCGAGCTGGGGTACGTCCCGAACCGCGCCGCCCGGGCTCTGGTCACCCAGCGGACCGACTCGGTCGCCCTGGTGGTCTCCGAGTCGGGCGAGCGGGTCTTCACCGAGCCGTTCTTCGCCGGCATCGTGCGGGGTGTCAGCTCCGGGCTGCTGGAGACGCCCCTGCAGCTCTGGCTCGCCATGGTGCAGTCCCCGATCGAGCGGGAACGGGTCGAGCACCACCTGACCAACCAGCACGTCGACGGGGTCCTGCTGCTCTCGCTGCACGACTCCGACCCGCTGCCCACGCTGCTGGAGGAGCGGGACCTGCCCACCGTGCTCGGCGGCCGGCCGGCGCGCATGCTCCAGCCCGGGGCCCGGCCCTCGTGGTTCGTCGACGTGGACAACGTCGGCGGCGCCCGGCAGGCGGTCGAGCACCTGGCCCGCCGGGGGCGGCGGCGGATCGCCACCATCGCCGGCCCGCAGGACATGGGCGCCGGCCTGGCCCGCCTCGCCGGTTACCGCGACGCCGTGCGGGCCGCCGGGGCCGAGGTCGACCCCCGCATGATCGTGTACGGCGACTTCAGCGAGGGCAGCGGCGCGGCCGGGATGCGTCGGCTGCTGGAGGTCTGCCCCGATCTGGACGCCGTCTTCGTCGCCTCCGACCTGATGGCGTTCGGCGCGTTGAAGACGCTGCGCGAGGCGGGCCGCCGGGTGCCGGAGGACGTGGCGGTCATCGGCTTCGACGACGCGCCGGTCGCCCGGCAGGCCGACCCGCCCCTGACCACGGTCTTCCAGCCGGTGGAGGAGATGGGCCGGCAGATGGCGCGGCTGCTGGTGGCCCGCATCCGGGGCGAGGAGATCCCCAGCCCACACATCCTGCTCGACACCCAGCTCATCCACCGCGCCTCCGCCTGA
- a CDS encoding phosphotransferase family protein yields the protein MTDPAVDALRPGSSPASPAASPTDRPAAGTDAAGARDGSPKGLDLDRLAGYLAAHRPELAAAPLTATLIAGGKSNLTYLLRSGGHEVVLRRPPLGHVLATAHDMAREFRVISALTPTAVPVPAALLLCDDPDVVGAPFYLMQRVPGEVFRSRAQTDPLGEARRRELALAMMDTLAALHSVDPAEVGLADFGRPEGYLGRQVRRWAGQLDRSRSRPLPGIDELRDLLAGSVPEGANAGRIVHGDYRLDNLLATVDPVSVRAVLDWEMATLGDPLADLGLLLTYWDVLGDSDLAAGNPVADGIGPRAGFPTGAELIERYAGRSDVDVGPLHWHVALGCFKLAVICEGIHYRHTLGQTLGAGFDRIGDMVAPLVAHGLRAVRTS from the coding sequence ATGACCGATCCGGCCGTCGACGCGCTCCGGCCTGGGAGTTCTCCGGCCTCCCCCGCCGCGTCCCCCACCGATCGCCCGGCCGCCGGGACGGACGCCGCCGGCGCGCGCGACGGCTCCCCGAAGGGGCTGGACCTCGACCGGCTCGCCGGCTACCTGGCCGCGCACCGGCCCGAGCTGGCCGCCGCACCGCTGACCGCCACCCTGATCGCCGGCGGCAAGTCCAACCTGACGTACCTGCTGCGCTCCGGCGGGCACGAGGTGGTGCTGCGCCGCCCGCCGCTGGGCCACGTGCTGGCCACCGCGCACGACATGGCCCGCGAGTTCCGGGTGATCTCGGCGCTGACCCCGACCGCGGTGCCGGTCCCCGCCGCCCTGCTGCTCTGCGACGACCCGGACGTCGTCGGCGCGCCCTTCTACCTGATGCAGCGGGTGCCCGGCGAGGTGTTCCGCAGCCGCGCCCAGACCGACCCGCTCGGCGAGGCGCGGCGGCGCGAGCTGGCCCTGGCGATGATGGACACCCTCGCCGCGCTGCACAGCGTCGACCCGGCCGAGGTCGGGCTGGCGGACTTCGGCCGCCCCGAGGGGTACCTCGGCCGGCAGGTGCGCCGCTGGGCCGGACAGCTCGACCGGTCCCGCAGCCGCCCGCTGCCCGGCATCGACGAGCTGCGCGACCTGCTGGCCGGCAGCGTCCCGGAGGGGGCGAACGCCGGGCGGATCGTGCACGGCGACTACCGGCTGGACAACCTCCTCGCCACCGTCGACCCGGTCTCGGTGCGCGCGGTGCTCGACTGGGAGATGGCCACCCTGGGCGACCCGCTGGCCGACCTGGGGCTGCTGCTGACCTACTGGGACGTGCTCGGCGACAGCGACCTCGCCGCCGGCAACCCGGTCGCCGACGGGATCGGCCCGCGCGCCGGGTTCCCCACCGGGGCGGAGCTGATCGAGCGCTACGCCGGGCGCAGCGACGTCGACGTCGGGCCGCTGCACTGGCACGTGGCGCTCGGCTGCTTCAAGCTCGCGGTGATCTGCGAGGGCATCCACTACCGGCACACCCTCGGGCAGACCCTCGGTGCCGGCTTCGACCGGATCGGCGACATGGTCGCGCCGCTGGTCGCGCACGGCCTGCGCGCGGTCCGCACGTCGTGA
- a CDS encoding ACT domain-containing protein codes for MLLRVRVTLPDRPGTLGQVARTLGVSGADIVQVVVLERLGGRAVDDFTVVWPGAARVERLLAGLAAIPGVRVDGVWRAIGAPTTTGQDAELLAQVAANPTDGVATLVDAVPGLLGADWAVAAVVPLDWASRGGGGTPTVGQASWRAPEPPRLPEVTPLRARALTGADGTHYAVAPFGRAGLVLVVARDHTEPLTAAAFHATEVDRLAQLVRAGAVILGDRLDLVGPAAVTSVT; via the coding sequence ATGTTGCTGAGAGTTCGGGTGACCCTGCCGGACCGACCCGGCACGCTCGGCCAGGTGGCCCGCACGCTCGGCGTCTCCGGCGCCGACATCGTCCAGGTCGTCGTCCTGGAACGGCTCGGCGGGCGGGCGGTGGACGACTTCACCGTGGTCTGGCCGGGCGCCGCCCGGGTGGAGCGGCTGCTGGCCGGACTGGCCGCCATCCCCGGGGTACGCGTCGACGGGGTGTGGCGGGCGATCGGCGCGCCGACCACCACCGGGCAGGACGCCGAACTGCTCGCCCAGGTCGCCGCGAACCCCACCGACGGGGTCGCCACCCTGGTCGACGCGGTGCCCGGCCTGCTCGGCGCCGACTGGGCGGTGGCCGCGGTGGTGCCGCTGGACTGGGCCTCGCGCGGCGGCGGCGGGACGCCGACCGTCGGGCAGGCCAGCTGGCGGGCGCCCGAACCGCCCCGGCTGCCCGAGGTGACCCCGTTGCGGGCCCGGGCGCTGACCGGCGCCGACGGCACCCACTACGCGGTCGCGCCGTTCGGGCGGGCCGGTCTGGTGCTGGTCGTCGCCCGCGACCACACCGAGCCGCTGACCGCCGCCGCGTTCCACGCCACCGAGGTGGACCGGTTGGCCCAGCTCGTCCGGGCCGGCGCGGTGATCCTCGGCGACCGGCTCGACCTGGTCGGCCCGGCGGCGGTGACCAGCGTCACCTGA
- a CDS encoding GNAT family N-acetyltransferase — protein sequence MALWRIRATVDDRPGYLSVLTASLALRGVNILTVQVHTTEAGAVDDFLVDAPDALGEADLVAAVERGRGRDCWVARSEARGLVDQPTRVLGLATRLVRDPEATGEALRVLLGADEVSWRPTPAGPGGGVGASTMLLADPTGGAYELRRLQPSFTPAEYARAQALLELAGGLARRDADRVTLVLPDSSETVVRPATVDDLAGVVELHEACSARSRQRRYLSGAGCPSPGRLRRLLDPVRGVSLVATVPGSGAAAESVVAMANLLGEGDEAEAALLVRDDWQRRGLGSALLRRLLGHADRAGYAAVLLHVHAENAPMLRTVRRLGRPTPIERDGALLTVTVPLTTRAASAGRIGPPRQADATARARRRG from the coding sequence ATGGCGTTGTGGCGGATCCGAGCGACGGTGGACGACCGGCCGGGCTACCTGTCGGTGCTCACGGCGAGCCTCGCCCTGCGCGGGGTCAACATCCTCACCGTGCAGGTGCACACCACCGAGGCCGGGGCGGTCGACGACTTCCTCGTCGACGCGCCGGACGCGCTCGGCGAGGCGGACCTGGTCGCCGCCGTGGAGCGGGGCCGGGGGCGGGACTGCTGGGTGGCGCGCAGCGAGGCGCGCGGCCTGGTGGACCAGCCGACCCGGGTGCTGGGCCTGGCGACCCGGCTGGTGCGGGACCCGGAGGCGACCGGGGAGGCGCTGCGCGTCCTGCTCGGCGCGGACGAGGTGAGCTGGCGGCCGACGCCGGCCGGCCCGGGCGGCGGGGTCGGCGCGTCGACCATGCTGCTGGCCGACCCGACCGGTGGGGCGTACGAGCTGCGCCGGCTCCAACCGAGCTTCACCCCGGCCGAGTACGCCCGGGCGCAGGCGCTCCTCGAACTGGCGGGCGGCCTCGCCCGGCGGGACGCCGACCGGGTGACCCTGGTGCTGCCCGACTCGTCCGAGACGGTCGTCCGCCCGGCGACCGTGGACGACCTGGCCGGCGTGGTGGAACTGCACGAGGCGTGCTCGGCGCGCAGCCGGCAGCGGCGCTACCTGAGCGGGGCGGGGTGCCCGTCGCCGGGGCGGCTGCGTCGGCTGCTGGACCCGGTCCGGGGGGTCAGCCTGGTCGCTACGGTCCCAGGCTCCGGGGCGGCGGCGGAGTCGGTGGTCGCGATGGCGAACCTCCTCGGCGAGGGGGACGAGGCCGAGGCGGCCCTGCTGGTCCGGGACGACTGGCAGCGGCGCGGTCTCGGCTCGGCGCTGCTGCGCCGGCTGCTCGGTCACGCCGACCGGGCCGGGTACGCCGCCGTGCTGCTGCACGTGCACGCGGAGAACGCCCCGATGCTGCGCACCGTACGCCGGCTGGGCCGGCCGACCCCGATCGAGCGGGACGGCGCCCTGCTGACCGTGACGGTGCCGCTGACCACCCGCGCGGCGTCGGCGGGCCGGATCGGGCCGCCCCGGCAGGCCGACGCGACCGCTCGGGCGCGGCGGCGGGGGTGA
- a CDS encoding VOC family protein has protein sequence MSMIEQISLGVADDRRAGRFWAAALGYVRRPPRYDGDEWIVLEPPPGVPGAAIAMDVSQSPPEEFPRVHLDLDAGDRDLDEEVERLLGLGARRVDWRHYPDEPEPGQRPYVVLADPEGNRFCVSGHRRAGTHFG, from the coding sequence ATGTCGATGATCGAGCAGATCTCCCTGGGGGTGGCCGACGACCGTCGCGCCGGCCGCTTCTGGGCCGCCGCCCTCGGCTACGTACGACGGCCGCCCCGCTACGACGGCGACGAGTGGATCGTCCTCGAACCGCCGCCCGGCGTGCCCGGCGCGGCGATCGCGATGGACGTCAGCCAGAGCCCGCCGGAGGAGTTCCCCCGCGTCCACCTGGATCTGGACGCGGGGGACCGGGACCTCGACGAGGAGGTCGAGCGGCTGCTGGGGCTGGGCGCGCGACGGGTCGACTGGCGGCACTACCCCGACGAGCCGGAGCCCGGCCAGCGGCCGTACGTCGTGCTGGCCGACCCGGAGGGGAACCGGTTCTGCGTCTCCGGGCACCGGCGGGCCGGCACCCACTTCGGTTAG
- a CDS encoding aldehyde dehydrogenase family protein, whose product MALRLADGTAWSDTLARAVAATPEAFGPEADGVTTLHNLLSGEWRAAGTPSPVRTPVDNTVLVNIARLDADTARAAVGHAATAHRDWAATPLAERKARVTDALDALTAHRDLLALLLVWEIGKPWRLACADVDRALDGVRWYVEEIDRMLADGREPLPGPVSNIASWNYPMSVLVHAELVQLLAGNAVIAKTPSQGGAVCLTVAHALMRRAGLPATLLSGSGEELSEVLVRAPEIGAVAFVGGRSNGGKVAAALLDTDKRHFIEQEGLNAWGVWNFSQWDTLAAHLKKGFEYGKQRCTAYPRFVVQRDLVDEFLDMYLPVVRSVRFGHPLAVDDAWSAGDPLPELDFGPLISAAKADELRRKVEDAVRHGAVPLHRGKLDGAPFLDGQDTSAYVAPAVLLAPPGRSRLMHAEPFGPVDTIVVVDTTDELLAAMNASNGALVASLACDDEELAGKLAVDLQAFKVGINKPRSRGDRDEPFGGRGASWKGAFVGGDLLVQAVTQGGDGRLYGNFPDYSSYPAT is encoded by the coding sequence ATGGCTCTACGACTCGCCGACGGCACCGCCTGGTCCGACACCCTCGCCCGCGCGGTGGCCGCCACGCCGGAGGCCTTCGGGCCCGAGGCGGACGGCGTCACCACGCTGCACAACCTGCTCTCCGGCGAGTGGCGCGCGGCCGGCACGCCGAGCCCGGTACGCACCCCGGTCGACAACACCGTCCTGGTCAACATCGCCCGGCTCGACGCCGACACCGCCCGCGCCGCGGTCGGCCACGCCGCCACCGCACACCGCGACTGGGCCGCCACCCCGCTCGCCGAGCGCAAGGCCCGCGTCACCGACGCCCTGGACGCCCTCACCGCGCACCGCGACCTGCTCGCCCTGCTGCTGGTCTGGGAGATCGGCAAGCCGTGGCGGCTGGCCTGCGCCGACGTGGACCGCGCCCTGGACGGCGTCCGCTGGTACGTCGAGGAGATCGACCGGATGCTCGCCGACGGGCGGGAGCCGCTGCCGGGCCCGGTCAGCAACATCGCCTCCTGGAACTACCCGATGAGCGTGCTGGTCCACGCCGAACTGGTGCAGCTGCTCGCCGGCAACGCGGTGATCGCCAAGACCCCGTCGCAGGGCGGCGCGGTCTGCCTCACCGTGGCGCACGCGCTGATGCGCCGCGCCGGGCTGCCCGCCACGCTGCTCTCCGGCAGCGGCGAGGAGCTCTCCGAGGTCCTGGTCCGGGCGCCCGAGATCGGCGCGGTGGCGTTCGTCGGCGGGCGCTCCAACGGCGGCAAGGTGGCCGCGGCGCTGCTCGACACCGACAAGCGGCACTTCATCGAGCAGGAGGGGCTCAACGCCTGGGGCGTGTGGAACTTCTCCCAGTGGGACACGCTCGCCGCGCACCTGAAGAAGGGCTTCGAGTACGGCAAGCAGCGCTGCACCGCGTACCCGCGCTTCGTCGTCCAGCGCGACCTGGTCGACGAGTTCCTGGACATGTACCTGCCGGTGGTGCGCTCCGTCCGGTTCGGACACCCGCTCGCGGTCGACGATGCCTGGTCGGCCGGGGACCCGCTGCCCGAGCTGGACTTCGGCCCGCTGATCAGCGCCGCCAAGGCCGACGAGCTGCGCCGCAAGGTCGAGGACGCGGTCCGTCACGGCGCGGTCCCGCTGCACCGCGGCAAGCTCGACGGGGCGCCCTTCCTCGACGGGCAGGACACCTCCGCGTACGTGGCGCCGGCGGTGCTGCTGGCCCCGCCCGGCCGGTCCCGGCTGATGCACGCCGAGCCGTTCGGCCCGGTCGACACCATCGTCGTGGTGGACACCACCGACGAGCTGCTGGCCGCGATGAACGCCTCCAACGGCGCGCTGGTGGCCTCGCTCGCCTGCGACGACGAGGAACTGGCCGGCAAGCTCGCGGTCGACCTCCAGGCGTTCAAGGTGGGCATCAACAAGCCCCGCTCGCGCGGAGACCGGGACGAGCCGTTCGGCGGCCGTGGCGCGTCCTGGAAGGGCGCCTTCGTCGGCGGCGACCTGCTGGTGCAGGCGGTCACCCAGGGCGGCGACGGCCGGCTCTACGGCAACTTCCCGGACTACAGCAGCTACCCGGCGACCTGA